A single Sphingomonas sp. OV641 DNA region contains:
- a CDS encoding universal stress protein codes for MEGTPGRNAGCSRCPSRHEFDGDPRQEEHLISAASAFPALAQASPRPQSGIVACIDCSDHDAWIYSHARALATTLDVPITLLQVLDGEGSTRSRPDPIECNLRRREALRALDRCAAATSAPPTKTSIELAEGQTAEEICRFVRECDDGMVVLGRRGRQEAGRPGMGATVHKVLMQTPAPVLLVPVEAPLPAAPYRRVVVPLDGSRWAESVLPLAVRLAKASEAELLLVHVVPTPEMIEARPLEVEDKKLQQALIERNEQAARSYLDRTKSNLSASGLRMRTISIRGEDVREVLCDLIQRERADIAVLSARGHSHRHVSDVPYGTVASYLMTHCNVPMLVTPATIRSGKAQIAVGHNCLRLPLAAQA; via the coding sequence GTGGAGGGGACGCCAGGCCGAAATGCCGGTTGTTCCCGCTGTCCTAGCCGCCACGAATTCGATGGAGATCCAAGGCAAGAGGAGCATTTGATATCAGCCGCTTCAGCATTTCCAGCTCTGGCGCAGGCGTCCCCCCGACCGCAGTCCGGGATTGTCGCCTGTATCGATTGCTCCGATCATGATGCGTGGATCTACTCACACGCTCGTGCGCTCGCGACAACGCTCGACGTCCCTATTACCCTGCTACAAGTACTTGACGGCGAGGGCTCGACGCGCTCTCGTCCAGACCCGATTGAATGTAACCTCCGGCGGCGCGAAGCCCTGCGCGCCCTCGATCGATGCGCCGCCGCGACCAGCGCACCTCCAACCAAAACCTCCATCGAATTGGCCGAAGGCCAAACCGCGGAGGAAATTTGCCGCTTTGTCCGAGAGTGCGACGACGGCATGGTCGTACTGGGAAGACGAGGCAGGCAAGAGGCCGGTCGCCCGGGCATGGGGGCAACCGTGCACAAGGTGCTCATGCAGACGCCAGCCCCGGTCCTGCTCGTACCGGTAGAGGCCCCGCTTCCGGCAGCGCCCTACAGAAGGGTTGTGGTGCCGCTTGACGGCTCTCGTTGGGCTGAGAGCGTGCTGCCCCTAGCTGTGCGTCTTGCGAAGGCCTCGGAAGCGGAACTCCTGCTCGTCCATGTCGTCCCTACGCCCGAGATGATCGAGGCACGGCCCCTGGAAGTCGAGGACAAGAAGCTTCAACAAGCCCTTATAGAGCGAAATGAGCAAGCAGCACGCAGCTACCTGGATCGAACGAAATCCAACCTCTCGGCGTCCGGTCTACGAATGCGTACGATTTCGATCCGTGGCGAGGATGTACGCGAGGTGCTGTGCGATCTTATTCAGCGCGAGAGGGCCGATATTGCCGTCCTGTCCGCGCGCGGCCACAGCCATCGGCATGTTTCCGACGTACCCTATGGAACGGTCGCCTCCTACCTGATGACGCATTGCAATGTACCAATGCTCGTAACGCCTGCGACAATCCGCTCGGGAAAAGCGCAGATCGCCGTAGGGCATAATTGCCTCCGGCTACCCCTCGCCGCCCAAGCCTGA
- a CDS encoding HAD hydrolase family protein, whose amino-acid sequence MADIEGTDPISGAADETATRHQLTGLIGRSAPLPIWAHLDAMKDWLARARQAATQADQRGSAAAEWLLDNDYQIQRAILQIGEGLPKAFYAKLPGLAEDGLRRPRAHQVAQSLLLASHLQVSLSSAVEFVVRYQNKMPLSIAETWAIPTMLRIVCLEMIVTGFTQLFPQVAPPFALTNAMGKAPEEIRSAAHYISTSNDKDGIADAIDAFLLPLVGGSS is encoded by the coding sequence ATGGCCGATATTGAGGGGACCGACCCTATTTCGGGGGCGGCCGACGAGACCGCCACACGCCATCAGCTGACAGGATTGATCGGTCGCTCAGCGCCTCTTCCCATCTGGGCGCATCTCGACGCCATGAAAGACTGGCTGGCTCGAGCCCGCCAGGCAGCCACGCAAGCCGACCAGCGCGGCAGCGCCGCAGCCGAATGGCTACTCGACAACGACTATCAGATCCAGCGCGCGATCCTGCAAATTGGTGAGGGTCTTCCGAAGGCTTTCTACGCGAAACTTCCCGGTCTTGCTGAAGACGGCCTCAGGCGACCACGCGCCCATCAAGTCGCGCAGTCTCTGCTTCTGGCGTCTCACCTGCAAGTCTCACTGTCCTCGGCTGTCGAATTCGTCGTTCGATATCAGAATAAGATGCCGCTCAGCATAGCTGAAACCTGGGCGATTCCTACGATGCTACGTATCGTTTGTCTTGAAATGATCGTTACGGGTTTCACCCAACTTTTTCCTCAAGTCGCTCCCCCTTTTGCACTAACGAACGCCATGGGCAAGGCGCCTGAGGAGATCCGTAGCGCAGCGCATTACATTTCAACCAGCAACGACAAAGATGGCATCGCCGATGCCATCGACGCATTTCTGCTGCCGCTTGTGGGAGGATCATCATGA
- a CDS encoding HAD-IIB family hydrolase: MKRLAAFDLDGTLALSKQPLDDEMADLLTRLLDVTMVAIISGGDWPQFEKQVVSRMPARARLDNFIIQPTTGTKLYRHADGQWTRIYADLFTGDESQRIREALTKAVEQAGYPNENIWGEQIEDRGSQITFSALGQEAPLEAKDTWDPDHAKRKKLQALLQPLLPGFAINIGGATSIDITREGIDKAYGLKRLSEQTGVALDEMIFFGDAIFPGGNDYPAKHLGLDTVRVRDVAETKSVVGAIAAWLV, from the coding sequence ATGAAGCGACTGGCCGCTTTCGACCTCGACGGAACGCTCGCGCTCAGCAAGCAGCCGCTCGACGATGAAATGGCGGATCTGCTTACCCGCCTGCTCGACGTGACGATGGTAGCGATCATCTCCGGAGGCGACTGGCCGCAATTCGAGAAACAGGTGGTGTCGCGCATGCCCGCCCGGGCGCGGCTCGACAATTTCATCATCCAGCCGACCACGGGCACCAAGCTCTATCGTCACGCCGACGGCCAATGGACGCGTATCTATGCCGATCTGTTCACCGGCGACGAAAGCCAGCGCATCCGCGAAGCACTGACGAAGGCGGTCGAGCAGGCGGGCTATCCAAACGAGAACATCTGGGGCGAGCAGATCGAGGATCGCGGCAGCCAGATCACATTCTCCGCGCTCGGTCAGGAGGCGCCGCTCGAGGCCAAGGACACGTGGGATCCCGATCACGCCAAGCGCAAGAAATTGCAGGCCCTGCTCCAGCCGTTGCTGCCAGGCTTTGCCATCAATATCGGCGGGGCGACATCGATCGACATCACGCGCGAAGGGATAGACAAGGCCTATGGCCTTAAGCGCCTTTCCGAGCAGACCGGCGTCGCGCTCGACGAGATGATCTTCTTCGGTGACGCGATCTTCCCGGGCGGAAATGATTATCCGGCCAAGCACCTCGGGCTGGATACCGTTCGAGTCCGCGACGTTGCCGAAACCAAGTCGGTGGTTGGCGCGATCGCTGCCTGGCTAGTCTAA
- a CDS encoding four-helix bundle copper-binding protein, translating into MMIERRELLMAGAGLAAAGTQAGPAAAQQHRMEGMAMSMTDCIDDCVASHRMCLETAAWLTKQGGASATASLIAMLNDCAELCQATANSMLRESSLHTILCRACADGCERCARECLSHVVGERIKRCSATCKDCAASCRMMADMAS; encoded by the coding sequence ATGATGATCGAGAGACGCGAATTGCTGATGGCCGGCGCCGGCCTTGCCGCCGCTGGAACGCAGGCTGGGCCGGCGGCGGCGCAGCAGCATCGAATGGAAGGGATGGCGATGTCGATGACGGACTGCATCGACGATTGCGTGGCTTCGCACCGCATGTGCCTGGAGACCGCCGCCTGGCTGACGAAGCAAGGCGGCGCGTCAGCCACGGCGTCGCTGATCGCCATGCTGAACGACTGTGCGGAACTGTGCCAGGCGACCGCCAACTCGATGCTGCGCGAATCCTCCCTCCATACCATCCTGTGTCGCGCCTGCGCTGACGGCTGCGAACGATGTGCGCGGGAATGCCTGAGCCACGTCGTGGGCGAGCGGATCAAGCGTTGCTCGGCTACCTGCAAGGATTGCGCCGCCAGCTGTCGGATGATGGCGGACATGGCCAGCTGA
- a CDS encoding DUF1622 domain-containing protein, which produces MITIEADWLSAFFRLAVIGLELAGTLTILVGAGLATFLFARRARAGDRTEAYSAFRSALGRSILLGLEFLVAGDIVKSLVINPTLDDLIVLAGLVLVRTFLSISLGVEINGHWPWEETRMAREKARAAALDGSPMTAEAAGRGAALKG; this is translated from the coding sequence ATGATCACCATTGAGGCCGACTGGCTGAGCGCCTTCTTCCGGCTTGCGGTGATCGGCCTGGAACTGGCGGGCACGCTGACCATCCTCGTCGGCGCGGGGCTCGCAACCTTTCTGTTTGCGCGGCGGGCGAGGGCGGGCGACCGGACCGAGGCCTATAGCGCGTTCCGCTCGGCGCTCGGCCGCAGCATCCTGCTCGGTTTGGAATTTCTGGTCGCCGGCGACATCGTCAAGTCGCTGGTGATCAACCCGACGCTCGACGATCTCATCGTGCTGGCCGGGCTTGTGCTGGTGCGGACCTTCCTGAGCATCTCGCTTGGGGTCGAGATCAACGGCCACTGGCCTTGGGAGGAAACCCGGATGGCGCGGGAGAAGGCGCGTGCTGCGGCGTTGGATGGGTCGCCTATGACGGCTGAGGCCGCCGGACGCGGCGCAGCGCTCAAGGGATAG
- a CDS encoding cytochrome C yields MSWQRLSYAVFIAALLVMVAAVAIRMRSDAPRDAGLVAQLVSPGPLSSAHQSFAGQCTACHTPGKGVETRTCLTCHAGTDFGTKQSTQFHAKATQCTSCHVEHEGERGIIRMDHAALLDMAKWRQPLAGMSTNIRSLTPETALDCASCHAFRDPHQGLFGTDCASCHKTDSWKIANYRHPSVNSTQCAECHKAPPSHFMEHFSMVSQRAAGSKARVDQCYACHATDSFNNIRKRGWYDHH; encoded by the coding sequence ATGAGCTGGCAGCGTCTTTCCTACGCCGTCTTCATCGCAGCCCTGCTGGTGATGGTCGCCGCGGTCGCGATCCGGATGCGATCGGACGCGCCTAGGGATGCCGGCCTGGTGGCGCAGCTCGTCTCGCCCGGCCCGCTCTCGAGCGCGCACCAGTCCTTCGCCGGCCAATGCACGGCCTGTCACACGCCGGGCAAGGGCGTCGAAACCCGGACCTGTCTCACCTGCCATGCAGGCACGGATTTCGGGACGAAGCAGTCGACTCAGTTCCACGCGAAAGCGACGCAGTGCACCTCCTGCCACGTCGAACATGAGGGAGAGCGCGGCATCATCCGCATGGATCACGCCGCCTTGCTCGACATGGCGAAGTGGCGGCAGCCGTTGGCGGGCATGTCGACAAACATTCGAAGCCTGACCCCCGAGACCGCGCTCGATTGCGCGAGCTGCCATGCGTTCCGCGATCCGCACCAGGGCCTGTTCGGCACCGACTGCGCGAGCTGCCACAAGACCGACAGCTGGAAGATCGCCAATTATCGCCATCCGTCGGTCAATTCGACGCAGTGCGCCGAGTGCCACAAGGCGCCGCCCAGTCACTTCATGGAGCATTTCAGCATGGTCTCGCAGCGCGCAGCCGGATCGAAAGCGCGCGTCGACCAATGCTATGCCTGTCACGCCACCGACAGCTTCAACAATATCCGCAAGCGAGGCTGGTATGATCACCATTGA
- a CDS encoding 2Fe-2S iron-sulfur cluster-binding protein — protein sequence MSRRISLRRLSLGCAIALSLSAGAGAQEGEDHAAHHGAGMPAGGGMSAPASSGSSDMAKMMNPMMDRMINGEGENEHGHESRRTGFISQLLAFPALDEAARQRVAAQAGERVSTGLAMINAASADGARATTVSARLDAARRLREGTDLFRSGTAAQGAIGGLQPPREVGLAWLRDQLDIDQAAPGHADHWFGISPSHLLLMLFLGLVSATLIALQIFRLRRIGAIAGGVPTGKTLTKPEPKAAQPATRVAPAPAPVADSAGLAPSNAAAPAGASLRKPKSWAGQLRVVQIVRETPSVLTFRLADPAADRLPFDFLPGQFLQVEVEPEAGKTARRSYTIASSPTQRAYVELTVKREEQGVVSRYLHDKVVADDLLKVSGPFGAFTFTGTDAQSIVLIAGGVGITPMMSVLRYLTDTAWKGDIFFFYGARSTEEFVFRDELERLERRFPNLHVVAAMQRAPGTVWMGPEGPITREMILAAVPEIASRRIHMCGPPAMMGAMRGVLAELGVPEAQLHTEAFGPASLPADHEDLEVKPAPPPADKPAPSAEVAPSTVTFSVSGVSAALPADETVLEAAEGAGVEIPYACRAGTCGACVVKLLQGEVTMEVESGLAPADKAQGYVLACQAKGTGTPLVVEA from the coding sequence ATGTCCAGGCGGATCAGCCTTCGACGCTTGAGCCTCGGCTGCGCAATCGCTCTCAGCCTGTCCGCGGGCGCGGGCGCGCAGGAGGGCGAGGATCATGCCGCGCATCATGGCGCAGGCATGCCGGCCGGCGGGGGCATGTCCGCACCGGCATCGTCGGGGTCGTCGGACATGGCGAAGATGATGAACCCCATGATGGATCGCATGATCAATGGGGAAGGGGAGAATGAGCACGGCCACGAATCGCGCCGGACCGGCTTCATCTCGCAGCTGCTCGCCTTTCCCGCGCTCGACGAAGCGGCAAGGCAGCGGGTCGCTGCGCAGGCTGGCGAACGGGTAAGCACGGGCCTAGCGATGATCAACGCCGCCTCGGCCGACGGCGCGCGTGCAACCACGGTCTCGGCCCGGCTCGATGCGGCGCGCCGCCTGCGCGAGGGAACCGACCTGTTCCGGTCCGGCACCGCCGCGCAGGGCGCGATCGGCGGCTTGCAGCCGCCCCGGGAGGTCGGGCTTGCCTGGCTGCGCGATCAGCTCGACATCGACCAGGCCGCGCCCGGCCATGCCGATCACTGGTTCGGCATCTCGCCCTCGCACCTGCTTCTCATGCTCTTCCTGGGGCTGGTGAGCGCCACGCTGATCGCGCTGCAGATCTTCCGCCTCCGGCGGATCGGGGCGATCGCCGGTGGTGTCCCCACCGGCAAGACATTGACAAAGCCGGAGCCGAAGGCTGCCCAGCCCGCTACCAGGGTTGCGCCCGCGCCTGCCCCCGTTGCCGACAGCGCCGGGCTCGCGCCGAGCAATGCGGCCGCGCCCGCTGGGGCTTCGCTGCGCAAGCCCAAAAGCTGGGCGGGGCAGCTGCGCGTGGTCCAGATCGTGCGAGAGACGCCGAGCGTGCTGACCTTCCGGCTCGCGGACCCGGCCGCCGACCGGCTGCCGTTCGACTTCCTGCCGGGCCAGTTCCTGCAGGTCGAGGTAGAGCCCGAAGCGGGCAAGACCGCGCGCCGTTCCTACACGATCGCCTCTTCGCCGACCCAGCGGGCCTATGTCGAACTGACGGTCAAGCGCGAGGAGCAGGGCGTGGTCTCGCGATACCTGCACGACAAGGTCGTCGCCGACGATCTGCTGAAGGTCAGCGGACCGTTCGGCGCCTTCACCTTCACGGGAACGGATGCCCAGAGCATCGTGCTGATCGCGGGCGGGGTCGGCATCACCCCGATGATGTCGGTGCTGCGCTATCTCACCGACACCGCGTGGAAGGGTGATATCTTCTTCTTCTACGGCGCACGGTCGACCGAGGAATTCGTGTTCCGCGACGAGCTCGAGCGGCTCGAACGCCGTTTTCCCAACCTCCATGTCGTCGCCGCGATGCAGCGCGCGCCCGGCACCGTCTGGATGGGCCCCGAAGGGCCGATCACGCGCGAGATGATCCTGGCCGCGGTGCCGGAGATCGCGAGCCGGCGCATCCATATGTGCGGCCCGCCGGCGATGATGGGCGCGATGCGCGGCGTGCTGGCCGAACTCGGCGTCCCCGAAGCGCAGCTGCACACCGAGGCGTTCGGTCCGGCCTCGCTGCCGGCCGACCACGAGGATCTCGAGGTCAAGCCCGCGCCCCCGCCAGCGGATAAGCCGGCCCCGAGCGCCGAGGTGGCGCCGAGCACGGTGACCTTCTCCGTGTCGGGGGTGTCGGCGGCCTTGCCCGCGGACGAGACCGTGCTGGAGGCGGCCGAGGGCGCGGGCGTCGAGATCCCCTATGCATGCCGTGCGGGCACATGCGGCGCCTGCGTGGTCAAGCTGCTGCAGGGCGAAGTGACGATGGAGGTCGAATCCGGCCTTGCGCCCGCCGACAAGGCGCAAGGCTATGTGCTCGCGTGCCAGGCGAAGGGGACGGGCACGCCGCTCGTGGTCGAAGCCTGA